The following proteins are co-located in the Desulfurococcus amylolyticus Z-533 genome:
- the gcvT gene encoding glycine cleavage system aminomethyltransferase GcvT, producing MSRIPLLEYYIGKGAETGLFGEWEVPYRYTNAIEEHMAVRTSVGLFDVSHMGRILLKGPDVLPFAQYIYTKDISKTKEHFMSGPMLALNQWARVKDDEMMYKVSDEEWLLVTNALARESMLNYFEKVKGEKGFRVEIADLTFNYSMIALQGPRAAEVMESLGAKWAGDLKVLEFRMNEEIHGVKTFLVSRSGWTGEDGFEIWGEHGEMRKLVDLLVSKGVKLAGLIARDTLRIEMGFVLGGHEYGEDPVKFPCALSLRYGLGAITWEKRGFVGEEALRACRREGVRWIRVGLKLGKEAGRLFPRQDAGVYSDDVWVGWVTSGTYSPVLNRGIAMAYVDARYAVFSEELAVDIRGKRYPAKIVDFPFIKK from the coding sequence ATGTCCAGGATACCTTTACTCGAATACTATATTGGGAAGGGGGCTGAAACAGGTCTATTCGGGGAATGGGAGGTACCATACCGCTATACCAACGCTATCGAGGAGCATATGGCTGTGAGAACGAGCGTCGGGCTCTTCGACGTATCCCACATGGGGAGAATATTGTTAAAAGGCCCCGATGTATTACCATTCGCCCAGTACATATACACTAAGGACATCAGTAAGACGAAGGAGCACTTTATGAGCGGCCCGATGCTAGCATTGAATCAATGGGCTAGAGTAAAAGATGATGAAATGATGTATAAGGTAAGCGATGAAGAATGGCTCCTGGTAACAAACGCCTTAGCCAGGGAGTCAATGCTAAACTATTTTGAGAAAGTAAAGGGTGAGAAGGGGTTCAGAGTTGAGATAGCGGATTTAACGTTCAATTACTCCATGATAGCACTGCAAGGTCCCCGTGCAGCCGAAGTAATGGAGTCGCTTGGAGCAAAGTGGGCGGGCGACCTCAAGGTCCTGGAGTTCCGTATGAATGAGGAGATACATGGGGTCAAAACCTTCTTAGTGAGTAGAAGCGGATGGACTGGTGAGGATGGATTCGAGATCTGGGGTGAGCACGGTGAGATGAGGAAGCTGGTTGATCTACTTGTCTCGAAGGGGGTTAAACTAGCCGGGTTAATAGCCAGGGACACCCTGCGTATAGAAATGGGCTTCGTGCTGGGCGGGCACGAGTACGGTGAGGACCCGGTGAAATTCCCATGTGCCCTAAGCCTGAGATACGGTCTCGGCGCGATCACATGGGAGAAGAGGGGCTTCGTAGGCGAGGAAGCATTAAGGGCCTGTAGACGTGAAGGTGTTAGATGGATTAGAGTAGGGTTAAAGCTGGGTAAGGAGGCCGGGAGACTGTTTCCACGGCAGGATGCTGGAGTATACTCTGATGATGTATGGGTTGGATGGGTTACCAGTGGAACCTACTCCCCAGTCCTCAACAGAGGTATAGCGATGGCTTATGTGGACGCTAGGTACGCTGTATTCAGTGAGGAGTTAGCAGTGGATATAAGGGGGAAGCGATACCCTGCTAAAATTGTTGACTTTCCATTCATAAAGAAATGA